Proteins found in one Corynebacterium freneyi genomic segment:
- a CDS encoding Trm112 family protein, whose amino-acid sequence MSLDPKLLDILACPRDKGPLTYLEDESVLVNERLGIAYPIEDGIPVMLSDEAVDWPR is encoded by the coding sequence ATGAGCCTCGATCCGAAGTTGCTGGACATCCTCGCCTGCCCCCGCGACAAGGGGCCGCTGACGTATCTCGAGGACGAGTCCGTCCTGGTCAACGAGCGCCTGGGCATCGCGTACCCGATCGAGGACGGCATCCCCGTGATGCTTTCCGACGAGGCCGTCGACTGGCCCCGGTGA
- a CDS encoding DNA-3-methyladenine glycosylase: MNREILSGHPADAAKALLGRVLVVPGDGLRARITEVEAYGGPADSPWPDPGAHTWPGVTPRNRVMFGPAGHLYVYRSYGIHFCANVTAGPDGVGGGVLLRGAEILEGEDVARRRRSAARGNLARKSPVLRDLARGPGNLGQALGIDLGDYGLDLFDPSSRVQLGAGERAPVADAEMRDAELRNVELRSGPRVGLRAASQRPWRFWLPGEPGVSAYRRHAKADGLA; encoded by the coding sequence CTGAACCGGGAGATCCTGTCCGGGCACCCGGCCGACGCCGCGAAAGCGCTGCTCGGCCGGGTTCTCGTCGTTCCCGGCGATGGTCTGCGGGCGCGGATCACGGAGGTGGAGGCCTACGGCGGGCCGGCTGATTCGCCGTGGCCCGACCCGGGGGCGCACACGTGGCCCGGCGTGACCCCGCGCAACCGCGTCATGTTCGGGCCCGCAGGGCACCTGTACGTGTACCGGTCGTACGGCATTCATTTCTGCGCGAACGTGACGGCCGGCCCCGATGGAGTCGGTGGCGGAGTTCTGCTGCGAGGTGCGGAGATCCTGGAGGGGGAGGACGTCGCGAGGCGGAGGCGGAGCGCGGCGCGCGGGAATCTGGCACGGAAGAGCCCGGTGCTGCGGGACCTGGCGCGGGGGCCGGGAAACCTGGGGCAAGCCCTCGGCATTGACTTGGGCGACTATGGGCTGGACCTCTTCGATCCTTCCTCGCGCGTGCAGCTCGGTGCGGGGGAGCGGGCGCCGGTGGCCGATGCTGAGATGCGAGATGCCGAGCTGCGAAATGTCGAGCTGCGCTCCGGTCCGCGCGTGGGATTGAGGGCGGCGTCGCAACGCCCGTGGCGATTCTGGCTGCCCGGCGAGCCCGGGGTGTCGGCGTATCGTCGTCATGCCAAAGCCGACGGACTGGCCTGA
- a CDS encoding Rv0361 family membrane protein, whose amino-acid sequence MNNSGFGQGGPYGQGGSFGQSGPYGQPGGGQSGQPGGGGQNPYGYGGGGQGNQAGGAGNGGQSWGGGQSPQWDQGMQSGFGAGGGYGAPQGAAGGTPGGSGSGSSGSKTPWILGGVGAVALIAIIGVVAFFFLGGSERAEKKAVAEAANDSANTILESDNLVEWNALMCTAYRADDENIQKFQDSFGAFGDEFIASELEAESYEPDDVTFTNDDRTAAEIGSGSSALKMAKEDGEWKICDPDIDFSAFDDFGDMSDIFDDFGDFSDMFDDFSSILDDYDVW is encoded by the coding sequence ATGAATAACTCCGGTTTCGGGCAGGGTGGCCCCTACGGGCAGGGTGGATCCTTCGGGCAATCCGGCCCCTATGGCCAGCCCGGTGGTGGACAGTCCGGGCAGCCCGGTGGCGGCGGTCAGAACCCCTATGGTTACGGCGGTGGCGGACAGGGCAACCAGGCCGGCGGCGCCGGCAACGGCGGTCAGTCCTGGGGCGGCGGTCAGTCCCCGCAGTGGGATCAGGGGATGCAGTCCGGATTCGGCGCCGGCGGCGGATACGGTGCCCCGCAGGGTGCCGCCGGCGGTACGCCCGGCGGTTCGGGATCCGGATCTTCGGGCTCCAAGACCCCGTGGATCCTCGGCGGCGTCGGCGCCGTGGCACTGATCGCCATCATCGGTGTGGTCGCCTTCTTCTTCCTGGGGGGCTCCGAACGGGCGGAAAAGAAGGCCGTCGCCGAGGCCGCCAACGATTCCGCGAATACGATCCTCGAGTCGGACAATCTCGTCGAATGGAATGCGCTGATGTGCACGGCCTACCGCGCCGATGACGAGAACATCCAGAAGTTCCAGGATTCGTTCGGTGCGTTCGGCGATGAGTTCATTGCTTCGGAGCTCGAGGCGGAGAGCTACGAGCCCGACGACGTGACCTTCACCAACGATGACCGTACGGCCGCGGAGATCGGTTCCGGTTCGTCCGCTTTGAAGATGGCGAAGGAAGACGGCGAGTGGAAGATCTGCGATCCGGACATTGACTTCTCGGCCTTTGATGATTTCGGCGACATGTCCGACATCTTCGATGACTTCGGCGACTTCTCGGACATGTTCGACGACTTCTCGAGCATTCTCGACGACTACGACGTCTGGTGA
- a CDS encoding ribonuclease H family protein: MTIIAAADGSALGNPGPAGWSWYIDDDTWAAGGWKKSTNNRGELMAVADLLASTSHRADEELRILCDSQYVINSVTKWMPGWKRKGWKKRDGKPVLNVDILSVIDELMQGRVVHFEWVKGHAGHEMNEAADERARAAATSFQAGEPVNEGPGFPGATTSAELIMAGGPAAASGKEGRAASTESSSRTARGGSGTGGAGKAASDAGQAGLFDVAADPAAEAMTAVRTAQGTLVRAAGRARDGDEARLAFLTKRAVIVPSEMDAAFPADFASQRPEITVVGATGVAVTRGGGWTATSTWDISGDPVLVAHHLSVHA; the protein is encoded by the coding sequence ATGACTATCATCGCCGCTGCCGACGGTTCGGCCCTTGGTAATCCGGGTCCGGCCGGCTGGTCCTGGTACATCGACGACGACACGTGGGCCGCGGGCGGGTGGAAGAAGAGCACGAACAACCGCGGCGAGTTGATGGCCGTGGCGGACTTGCTCGCGTCGACGTCGCACCGCGCCGATGAAGAACTTCGAATCCTGTGCGATTCGCAGTACGTGATCAACTCGGTGACCAAGTGGATGCCGGGGTGGAAGCGCAAGGGCTGGAAGAAGCGGGATGGAAAGCCCGTGCTCAACGTGGACATTCTGTCCGTCATCGATGAGCTGATGCAGGGCCGCGTCGTCCATTTCGAGTGGGTGAAGGGGCACGCCGGCCACGAGATGAACGAAGCCGCCGATGAGCGTGCGCGCGCCGCGGCGACGTCCTTCCAGGCCGGTGAGCCGGTCAACGAGGGTCCGGGGTTCCCGGGGGCCACGACGAGTGCGGAGCTGATCATGGCCGGCGGGCCTGCGGCCGCTTCCGGGAAGGAAGGGCGGGCCGCGTCCACGGAGTCGTCGTCACGCACGGCCCGCGGTGGCTCCGGCACGGGCGGTGCGGGCAAGGCCGCCTCGGATGCGGGGCAGGCCGGGCTTTTCGACGTCGCCGCCGACCCGGCAGCAGAAGCCATGACGGCGGTTCGCACCGCACAGGGGACGCTCGTGCGCGCGGCCGGAAGGGCCCGCGACGGCGACGAGGCTCGACTGGCCTTTTTGACCAAGCGCGCAGTGATCGTGCCGTCCGAGATGGACGCGGCGTTTCCGGCGGATTTCGCCTCGCAGCGGCCGGAGATCACGGTCGTCGGCGCCACCGGAGTGGCGGTGACGCGCGGCGGCGGGTGGACGGCGACGTCGACGTGGGACATCTCCGGCGACCCGGTGCTCGTGGCGCACCATCTTTCGGTCCACGCGTGA
- the tyrS gene encoding tyrosine--tRNA ligase → MNIIEDLEWRGLIAQSTDLDALRALVEEGPITAYVGFDPTGSSLHAGHLVPLVMLKRFQDAGHRPIALAGGATGMIGDPRDVGERSMLTEEEIAGNVAKIEEQLRRFVDIIEEDQPGRGLLVNNYDWVSKISVIEFLRDLGKNFSLNTMLDRDTVKRRLENDGMSYTEFSYMLLQANDYVHLRRTHDCRLQIGGSDQWGNIVSGVDLNRRLDGEKVHGLTVPLVTDAEGKKFGKSTGGGKLWLDAELTSPYAWYQYFINAGDSVVIDYLKWFTFLTREEIAEYEVAVAERPFKREAQRRLAQEMTDLVHGEDARKAVELAAQALFGRAELSDLDEATLAAAVSETEVADVNAGEPDTAVDLLVASGLAKSKGEARRTLKEGGAYVNNERITDEEWVPADSDLLHGTWLVLRRGKKNFAGVRIHR, encoded by the coding sequence ATGAACATCATCGAAGACCTGGAATGGCGCGGCCTCATCGCGCAGTCGACGGACCTGGACGCCCTGCGCGCCCTGGTCGAGGAGGGGCCCATCACCGCGTATGTGGGCTTCGATCCGACGGGTTCGTCGCTGCACGCCGGCCACCTCGTTCCGCTGGTGATGCTCAAGCGTTTCCAGGACGCCGGGCATCGCCCGATCGCCCTGGCCGGTGGCGCCACCGGCATGATCGGCGACCCGCGCGACGTCGGCGAGCGTTCCATGCTCACCGAAGAGGAGATCGCCGGCAACGTCGCGAAGATCGAGGAGCAGCTGCGCCGATTCGTCGACATCATCGAGGAGGATCAGCCGGGCCGTGGCCTGCTGGTCAACAACTACGACTGGGTGTCGAAGATCTCGGTGATCGAGTTCCTTCGTGACTTGGGCAAGAACTTTTCGCTCAACACGATGCTCGACCGCGACACCGTCAAGCGTCGCCTGGAAAACGACGGCATGTCCTACACCGAGTTTTCCTACATGCTGCTGCAGGCCAACGACTACGTGCACCTGCGCCGCACCCACGACTGCCGCCTGCAGATCGGCGGTTCGGATCAGTGGGGCAACATCGTTTCCGGCGTCGACCTGAACCGTCGCCTCGACGGCGAGAAGGTCCACGGGCTGACCGTGCCGCTGGTGACCGACGCGGAGGGCAAGAAGTTCGGCAAGTCCACCGGCGGCGGCAAGCTGTGGCTCGACGCCGAGCTGACCAGCCCGTACGCGTGGTACCAGTACTTCATCAACGCCGGCGACTCCGTCGTCATCGATTACCTGAAGTGGTTCACGTTCCTGACCCGCGAGGAGATCGCCGAGTACGAGGTCGCGGTCGCCGAGCGTCCGTTCAAGCGCGAGGCTCAGCGTCGCCTGGCGCAGGAGATGACGGACCTGGTGCACGGCGAGGATGCCCGCAAGGCCGTGGAGCTGGCGGCGCAGGCGTTGTTCGGCCGGGCCGAGTTGTCCGACTTGGATGAGGCGACGCTGGCCGCGGCGGTGTCGGAGACCGAGGTTGCCGACGTCAACGCCGGTGAGCCGGATACCGCGGTGGATCTGCTGGTCGCATCGGGCCTGGCGAAGTCGAAGGGCGAGGCGCGACGCACCCTCAAGGAGGGCGGCGCCTACGTCAACAACGAGCGCATCACCGACGAGGAGTGGGTGCCCGCCGATTCCGATTTGCTGCACGGCACGTGGCTGGTGCTGCGCCGAGGCAAGAAGAACTTCGCCGGCGTGCGCATCCACCGCTGA